From Dreissena polymorpha isolate Duluth1 chromosome 15, UMN_Dpol_1.0, whole genome shotgun sequence, a single genomic window includes:
- the LOC127861253 gene encoding monocarboxylate transporter 12-B-like isoform X2, with amino-acid sequence MARLLNNDSKNGNAASNRKDDLTIDGKMASSEKGKPVTGYVGASAAEDDGNCEIIGAGSGLVPIPPDGGWGWVVTMASFMVGVIVDGICFTFGFFFNDFQEHFGTNRSVTASINSVLSGTYLTVGPLVSALVNIYGCRKVAMIGAVVTSVSFFVCTFSPDINVMILLYGFCGGLGFGLMYLPAIVMVGYYFDKRRALATGIAVCGSGVGSFVFAPLSELLLGTYNWKGAMWILSGLSLNGAVFAALFRPLSYNESQSVVEKSKEDEFEPSYEKEAKAPLVNPVVQIMKTDSPIYRCKSMESCHETSNVARLGNSMVLLESGTNVHSRNSKSWHVMKPMDRKDIFYSGSVQHLPEYVRAGNEVNFVRSMLSVHEKNAEEDTETTESSCGKIFKTMFDFSLLKSPTFVLYLMACFLCMMGFFVPFIYIPEIAKENGMSSSQSAWIISSIGIVNSIGRILVGWVSDKPCTDALSINNVALIVGGVFTMFVPLYKAYAMIITYAVIFGLCIGALFDATGDYTVSFYLAGAVIAASGLCCLPLRRVSRWEKRREQLRKDAGKSNKK; translated from the exons ATGGCCCGGCTACTCAACAATGATTCCAAGAATGGGAACGCGGCGTCCAACCGAAAAGATGACTTAACGATCGACGGCAAGATGGCGTCGTCTGAAAAAGGAAAACCAGTCACCGGATATGTGGGTGCGTCTGCTGCTGAGGACGATGGAAATTGTGAAATAATTGGCGCCGGCTCAGGACTGGTCCCAATCCCACCGGACGGCGGGTGGGGCTGGGTGGTTACCATGGCATCCTTCATGGTGGGAGTGATTGTGGACGGGATATGCTTTACGTTCGGCTTCTTTTTCAACGACTTCCAGGAGCACTTCGGCACCAACCGGAGCGTCACCGCCTCCATCAATTCGGTACTGAGCGGGACCTACCTAACCGTTG GTCCACTGGTGAGCGCGCTAGTGAACATATACGGCTGCCGCAAGGTGGCGATGATTGGCGCCGTTGTGACATCAGTTTCGTTCTTCGTGTGCACGTTCTCGCCCGACATCAACGTCATGATACTCCTCTACGGATTCTGTGGAG GTTTGGGGTTCGGTTTGATGTACCTTCCCGCGATTGTAATGGTGGGTTACTACTTCGATAAACGACGAGCGCTTGCGACGGGTATAGCCGTTTGTGGAAGTGGCGTCGGCAGCTTCGTGTTCGCACCTCTAAGCGAGCTCCTGCTTGGGACATACAATTGGAAGGGTGCCATGTGGATTTTATCCGGTCTTTCGCTCAACGGGGCCGTTTTTGCTGCATTGTTTCGACCTCTGTCATACAACGAAAGTCAAAGCGTCGTGGAAAAAAGCAAAGAAGATGAATTTGAACCAAGCTACGAAAAAGAGGCAAAAGCGCCCTTGGTCAATCCTGTGGTGCAAATTATGAAGACGGATTCGCCCATTTATAGGTGTAAGTCAATGGAATCGTGCCATGAAACCTCTAATGTAGCCCGGCTCGGCAACAGTATGGTGCTCTTAGAGTCGGGAACAAATGTCCACAGCAGAAACTCGAAGAGTTGGCATGTGATGAAGCCTATGGATAGGAAAGACATTTTTTACAGCGGAAGCGTTCAGCACCTTCCCGAATACGTCAGAGCCGGAAACGAAGTGAATTTCGTGCGAAGCATGCTCAGCGTTCACGAAAAGAACGCGGAGGAAGATACGGAAACCACCGAGTCGTCCTGCGGAAAAATATTCAAGACCATGTTTGATTTCTCTCTTTTGAAGAGTCCAACGTTCGTCCTTTACCTCATGGCGTGTTTCCTATGTATGATGG GTTTTTTCGTGCCGTTTATATACATCCCTGAAATTGCGAAAGAAAACGGCATGTCGTCATCACAG TCCGCTTGGATCATATCTTCAATAGGAATTGTGAACAGCATCGGCAGAATCCTGGTGGGATGGGTGTCCGACAAGCCGTGCACCGACGCCCTTTCCATCAACAACGTGGCGCTAATCGTCGGCGGTGTGTTTACCATGTTCGTCCCGCTCTACAAGGCGTACGCCATGATCATCACGTATGCGGTCATTTTTGGACTGTGCATTG GTGCACTTTTCGACGCAACGGGCGATTACACGGTCTCTTTTTACCTAGCAGGGGCGGTAATCGCAGCATCAGGATTGTGTTGTCTTCCCCTGCGTCGAGTAAGCCGCTGGGAAAAGCGTCGTGAGCAGCTTCGCAAGGATGCTGGGAAATCCAATAAAAAGTAA
- the LOC127861253 gene encoding monocarboxylate transporter 12-like isoform X1, with translation MARLLNNDSKNGNAASNRKDDLTIDGKMASSEKGKPVTGYVGASAAEDDGNCEIIGAGSGLVPIPPDGGWGWVVTMASFMVGVIVDGICFTFGFFFNDFQEHFGTNRSVTASINSVLSGTYLTVGPLVSALVNIYGCRKVAMIGAVVTSVSFFVCTFSPDINVMILLYGFCGGLGFGLMYLPAIVMVGYYFDKRRALATGIAVCGSGVGSFVFAPLSELLLGTYNWKGAMWILSGLSLNGAVFAALFRPLSYNESQSVVEKSKEDEFEPSYEKEAKAPLVNPVVQIMKTDSPIYRCKSMESCHETSNVARLGNSMVLLESGTNVHSRNSKSWHVMKPMDRKDIFYSGSVQHLPEYVRAGNEVNFVRSMLSVHEKNAEEDTETTESSCGKIFKTMFDFSLLKSPTFVLYLMACFLCMMGFFVPFIYIPEIAKENGMSSSQSAWIISSIGIVNSIGRILVGWVSDKPCTDALSINNVALIVGGVFTMFVPLYKAYAMIITYAVIFGLCIAAFISLRSIIIVELLGIDKLTNSFGLVVLAQGLSTFIGSPLAGALFDATGDYTVSFYLAGAVIAASGLCCLPLRRVSRWEKRREQLRKDAGKSNKK, from the exons ATGGCCCGGCTACTCAACAATGATTCCAAGAATGGGAACGCGGCGTCCAACCGAAAAGATGACTTAACGATCGACGGCAAGATGGCGTCGTCTGAAAAAGGAAAACCAGTCACCGGATATGTGGGTGCGTCTGCTGCTGAGGACGATGGAAATTGTGAAATAATTGGCGCCGGCTCAGGACTGGTCCCAATCCCACCGGACGGCGGGTGGGGCTGGGTGGTTACCATGGCATCCTTCATGGTGGGAGTGATTGTGGACGGGATATGCTTTACGTTCGGCTTCTTTTTCAACGACTTCCAGGAGCACTTCGGCACCAACCGGAGCGTCACCGCCTCCATCAATTCGGTACTGAGCGGGACCTACCTAACCGTTG GTCCACTGGTGAGCGCGCTAGTGAACATATACGGCTGCCGCAAGGTGGCGATGATTGGCGCCGTTGTGACATCAGTTTCGTTCTTCGTGTGCACGTTCTCGCCCGACATCAACGTCATGATACTCCTCTACGGATTCTGTGGAG GTTTGGGGTTCGGTTTGATGTACCTTCCCGCGATTGTAATGGTGGGTTACTACTTCGATAAACGACGAGCGCTTGCGACGGGTATAGCCGTTTGTGGAAGTGGCGTCGGCAGCTTCGTGTTCGCACCTCTAAGCGAGCTCCTGCTTGGGACATACAATTGGAAGGGTGCCATGTGGATTTTATCCGGTCTTTCGCTCAACGGGGCCGTTTTTGCTGCATTGTTTCGACCTCTGTCATACAACGAAAGTCAAAGCGTCGTGGAAAAAAGCAAAGAAGATGAATTTGAACCAAGCTACGAAAAAGAGGCAAAAGCGCCCTTGGTCAATCCTGTGGTGCAAATTATGAAGACGGATTCGCCCATTTATAGGTGTAAGTCAATGGAATCGTGCCATGAAACCTCTAATGTAGCCCGGCTCGGCAACAGTATGGTGCTCTTAGAGTCGGGAACAAATGTCCACAGCAGAAACTCGAAGAGTTGGCATGTGATGAAGCCTATGGATAGGAAAGACATTTTTTACAGCGGAAGCGTTCAGCACCTTCCCGAATACGTCAGAGCCGGAAACGAAGTGAATTTCGTGCGAAGCATGCTCAGCGTTCACGAAAAGAACGCGGAGGAAGATACGGAAACCACCGAGTCGTCCTGCGGAAAAATATTCAAGACCATGTTTGATTTCTCTCTTTTGAAGAGTCCAACGTTCGTCCTTTACCTCATGGCGTGTTTCCTATGTATGATGG GTTTTTTCGTGCCGTTTATATACATCCCTGAAATTGCGAAAGAAAACGGCATGTCGTCATCACAG TCCGCTTGGATCATATCTTCAATAGGAATTGTGAACAGCATCGGCAGAATCCTGGTGGGATGGGTGTCCGACAAGCCGTGCACCGACGCCCTTTCCATCAACAACGTGGCGCTAATCGTCGGCGGTGTGTTTACCATGTTCGTCCCGCTCTACAAGGCGTACGCCATGATCATCACGTATGCGGTCATTTTTGGACTGTGCATTG CCGCTTTTATCTCGCTCCGTTCCATCATCATAGTGGAGCTCCTGGGTATCGACAAGCTCACCAACTCATTCGGTCTCGTGGTGTTGGCCCAGGGTCTGTCCACGTTCATCGGGTCTCCCTTAGCGG GTGCACTTTTCGACGCAACGGGCGATTACACGGTCTCTTTTTACCTAGCAGGGGCGGTAATCGCAGCATCAGGATTGTGTTGTCTTCCCCTGCGTCGAGTAAGCCGCTGGGAAAAGCGTCGTGAGCAGCTTCGCAAGGATGCTGGGAAATCCAATAAAAAGTAA